The uncultured Fibrobacter sp. genome has a window encoding:
- a CDS encoding ATP-binding protein has protein sequence MSESLYSDSPYLLVLSVVALALSLSFPMMLGRKISMHYLPVPLRRMTLINIAWNLGGIIGIIFFGGEIEVGTPAYVGRMLLFGIQALFWVRVTMVTYDIGELVLFDKRSSAGMMSSVMGCVTVALITLLLIIAPEAVTNVQILGIRPFENYPIFVCFTIAYLIFVLPSCVATIYQLLRGTLHSLDATVTQTGAYMVGCYIVLVVLATLFDFVIPIATRFEVWVGSFHFLVWHQFICLFLAILCGQYYTSARFRDKSAYWFLQKLISRLDDGIIYFDDRGRIEYVNRGASKLLGQSSASLHGKSIKSLFPPNLDFFRESSYSDVRVSMGGEVHVLRIHFFKCRQTLTSVINVAYFADQSKTLLLQQNIKTLNEQYVEYTHDLVRYQDRLNKEAHVKAEKENVLNTLINALPFRVWYKSERGVFQMQNDKDLEKRGPRWGASDNPEDITTYEKEARENGEVMVYTSFEDKTGKEISQDEANRLSKDGEPIQTFDNMYIPIIQGRAPYKVLFLKVDMTEQRRLEQERNMLREQKFIHSRLEELGTMCGAFAHDYNNILGSQIGFCQLAQEMLPPDHQAYMFITEALKAAERGKTSLGELLNAIRGNANAATPAIVFSPYMIIEDVVKKISLTLPPNIVVHSDDLDRTLKIKGIVASLDRIISNLANNAIFAMKTTGGRLTFRLQEAVLETQLVMPYAPPVPPGKYAKMDISDTGTGMDSNTLERIFAPFFTTKAPGEGLGLGLSSALRLLKEGNAYFTVQTTLGEGTTFYLYWPLETETKED, from the coding sequence ATGTCCGAAAGTCTGTATTCCGATTCCCCGTACCTCCTGGTACTTTCGGTAGTGGCGCTAGCGCTGTCACTATCGTTCCCGATGATGCTCGGACGAAAAATTTCGATGCATTACTTGCCGGTACCGCTGCGCCGGATGACGCTCATCAACATTGCCTGGAACTTGGGCGGGATTATCGGAATTATCTTTTTCGGTGGAGAAATCGAGGTGGGAACACCGGCCTATGTGGGCCGTATGCTCCTGTTTGGAATTCAGGCCTTGTTCTGGGTTCGCGTAACAATGGTTACCTATGATATTGGCGAACTGGTTCTGTTCGACAAACGCAGTTCTGCGGGAATGATGTCTTCTGTGATGGGTTGCGTGACGGTCGCATTGATTACTTTGTTGCTAATCATTGCGCCCGAAGCGGTCACGAATGTACAAATTCTAGGAATCCGGCCTTTCGAAAACTATCCTATTTTCGTGTGCTTCACGATTGCCTACCTGATTTTTGTGCTGCCTTCGTGCGTTGCGACTATTTATCAGCTTTTGCGCGGTACGCTACATTCCCTGGATGCGACCGTGACGCAGACGGGGGCCTATATGGTGGGCTGCTACATTGTGCTGGTTGTCCTTGCAACGCTTTTTGATTTTGTGATTCCGATTGCGACCCGTTTCGAAGTCTGGGTGGGCAGTTTCCATTTCCTGGTGTGGCATCAGTTTATCTGCCTGTTCCTTGCGATTCTTTGCGGACAGTATTATACTTCGGCGAGGTTTAGGGACAAGAGCGCCTACTGGTTCTTGCAGAAACTCATCAGCAGGCTTGACGACGGTATCATTTATTTCGATGACCGTGGCCGCATTGAGTACGTGAACCGTGGCGCCTCCAAGCTGCTTGGACAGTCGTCGGCCAGTCTGCATGGAAAGTCCATCAAGAGCCTGTTCCCGCCGAATCTCGATTTTTTCCGCGAGTCGTCGTATAGCGATGTTCGCGTGAGCATGGGGGGAGAAGTCCATGTGCTCAGGATTCACTTTTTCAAGTGCCGTCAGACTTTGACCTCGGTCATAAATGTCGCCTACTTTGCGGACCAGTCCAAGACGCTTCTGTTGCAGCAGAATATCAAGACGCTGAACGAACAGTACGTGGAATATACGCATGACCTGGTGCGTTATCAGGACCGCCTGAACAAGGAAGCCCACGTGAAGGCGGAAAAGGAAAATGTGCTGAACACGCTGATTAACGCGCTTCCGTTTAGAGTGTGGTATAAGAGCGAACGCGGCGTGTTCCAGATGCAAAACGACAAGGACCTGGAAAAACGCGGCCCCCGTTGGGGCGCAAGCGACAATCCCGAAGATATTACGACCTACGAGAAAGAGGCCCGCGAAAATGGCGAAGTCATGGTCTACACGTCTTTCGAGGATAAGACGGGCAAGGAAATTTCGCAGGACGAAGCCAACAGGCTTTCTAAGGACGGCGAACCTATCCAGACGTTTGACAACATGTACATTCCGATCATTCAAGGGCGCGCTCCGTATAAGGTGCTATTCCTTAAGGTGGATATGACTGAACAGCGGCGTCTTGAACAGGAACGTAACATGCTGCGCGAACAAAAGTTCATTCATTCGAGACTCGAAGAACTGGGAACGATGTGCGGCGCGTTTGCCCACGACTATAACAATATCCTGGGTTCGCAGATTGGTTTCTGCCAGCTGGCGCAGGAAATGCTTCCGCCCGACCACCAGGCGTATATGTTCATTACGGAGGCGCTCAAGGCCGCTGAACGTGGCAAGACTTCGCTCGGCGAACTGCTGAACGCCATCCGCGGCAATGCGAACGCGGCAACGCCTGCGATTGTATTCTCGCCGTACATGATTATCGAAGACGTGGTGAAGAAGATTTCCTTGACGCTTCCGCCGAACATTGTGGTGCATAGCGACGATCTCGACCGAACGCTGAAGATCAAGGGAATCGTGGCTTCTTTGGACCGCATTATAAGCAACCTTGCGAATAACGCCATTTTTGCCATGAAGACGACCGGTGGTAGGCTTACCTTTAGACTGCAGGAGGCTGTGCTGGAAACGCAGCTGGTGATGCCTTACGCTCCTCCGGTTCCCCCGGGAAAATATGCCAAGATGGATATTTCCGATACGGGTACGGGCATGGATTCCAATACCCTGGAACGTATTTTTGCACCGTTCTTTACGACTAAGGCACCCGGCGAGGGTCTTGGACTGGGCCTTTCTTCTGCTTTAAGGCTCCTAAAAGAGGGTAATGCCTACTTTACGGTGCAGACAACTTTGGGCGAAGGAACTACATTTTATCTATATTGGCCATTGGAAACCGAAACGAAGGAGGATTAG
- a CDS encoding glycoside hydrolase family 9 protein, producing MKRMVKLVLLLALFAADAVLADALPNLDRTDKVHSRRYLDSMNVYNRRAIRVNQAGYRPDHYKYAYVADPKDTKFKLIDAKSGAEAWSGSLSLINPSVVKPNIWVRGAFNSLESIYTFGNLDSVSTEKEALYRADFTGFVPSSPGEFFVVVGPDTSATFHIHPAVYNSILEKSLMFFGIQRCGNTDSHFHKACHLQDGSEVSHDLTGGWHDCGDHFKVAETVGYASYVLSMVYLTYMNKAEDRFGHSYADTTFVDGIPDVLYEAKMGTDYILKLYNASVEDGLIEKGDMYHTVGMSDYDHSYWDLPERQDQQEQTKGGPKRLVISGIGTNVAGIYAATLANVAAGYKPYNPFYADSLLNAAKTIYSKIVKPTFQNYSGPDGCARKGKATTYRHENPEFNGKGYYSGMGLCEDDAAAAAVSLWYATGDTMYAYDLYKNKDLNSNGTAKFDLAFFEAGYLGTGPGFNNSWATDYQNLFAYVLFAIQKLILNDPEYETKFNISEEERNALSKRVMASFRKQVQTNSNGDSIAATYPGSGDGEPREGASSLHVEPPYNLVWTSFDWGVMRYNMGSAVAVFLLYELTKDERYLKVALDNMYYVLGANPWDISLLMGAGDKNPQHPHNRSANPDGYNAGAMPYEYKCPIGALMGGRAPNKTLIEDWEKYTSTETCIDFSAQFLFPAQSLAQTLPPDNEAPLFSNIAGTPITKTSAIVSWDANEVALVTVFYNTTPDVSGAKSVQQTTASKGGSVVLEGLEMGVTYYFFLEGMDTKGNLGKDDNHGLWYQFTMTEANPNISGVTICQVDNRSAKIYWWTDVRSNGLVKYGKSMSSLSESQSSTDGAVLFHEVLLNNLTPGTTYFFSVSSGMREDDNGGAGYSFTTESEAAYADLAIFMKPSSYGSEASCSSWQDCKAFILSISNNDTIPFEDFEVRLYLKDPNLAALGNCHQNFGGDGQMGKPINITFGSSQSDGHGGYYLPINVKGTLEVSGQLIIQVIFHSYDYSVKTVTFKDIEGSWSLRPHTAEDDPEYFEGIDLTQAPYFKGSETTFLEYNSNGEKVIAFTKDPYVTVYYHGKHIYGYGPDYTPENGPQVPRTVSLEFEKPFQSPYFSIETGDSVATYKGKSRVSPTGFLDDLEMNGSTVIRNNVPIFSYVPANRRDAFEFAMDTTLAYGNNYMEWVSWHNHGANQKSENKYDCACAVMRTNVEVDTIVDPLEKRYLVFDKTTYKTYQTVAGGTPKMVEIRVQLLDSLGKRSLDSVRLTLELGVAEGDVFFWGSPTATIPTTTITLENGEAVFYVSSEQVLSTHLVVSVLNSPQYAYESSNPELIIEELPPWPIIDIAKMIDTDCDNVPDALDIRLSNEYQENQSFNSVTYTYKGDTVTTTDIIKRDGKNILIRASVKDTSVNTNPSGSVTLSSNVDGKVESHTDFYQDGMAPTLLAVAVLERLDTATSDRVYMQFSEPISAPGDQWPVKLFAKDGNTEESAPVVKFSRLYNDARNVWEFEIAFGANGTSVVTEGMFAQLLAESDIKDKSGNGVSTECGQPKLRITLKLLPVPITYASITDKDEDGTAEHIHMEYVRAIDPKHYPDSISLVFGRNVPETLWVAGTVPTYAADGMSAELDLPSPFVYGITSGTYEGFLNGSDVTGAGLVTQHLGTGASYEADSSLAEDKVGPVIVTAFIDFSKSSKYDMLDMNLSEPVKVVDSSMTYYRQKQGDRDTAIYRKSLPLVTVGMSDMVLSATYSKESELAVNDGDYVRLQPKELSALVDGHGNIPSLNAPWIPITSSGKPKIKFNVNLQELVSTSGGSARSQVASSESIRLYVLNPATNRLDLINNGVVVAEGIDTMAIHGAIWKINMTIPRGTPGGTAAAWDSLELKYSLPIYTNLGNYVNRLSEKYSLPSDKYLSQTGKVVMYVEWANTSVGLQSEQGRAVATGAYIYKIDLECKFIPNMNLDEETVEHFSGKDSYDKTETFGVRRMR from the coding sequence ATGAAAAGAATGGTTAAATTAGTGTTGCTTTTGGCACTGTTTGCCGCGGACGCAGTCCTCGCGGATGCTTTGCCCAACTTGGACCGTACCGACAAGGTGCATAGCCGTCGCTACTTGGACTCGATGAATGTCTACAACCGTAGAGCCATTCGCGTGAACCAGGCGGGTTATAGGCCGGACCATTACAAGTACGCATACGTTGCCGATCCGAAAGACACTAAGTTTAAGCTGATTGATGCCAAGAGTGGTGCCGAGGCGTGGAGCGGCTCCTTAAGCTTGATTAATCCCAGTGTCGTAAAGCCAAACATTTGGGTGAGGGGCGCCTTTAATTCCCTGGAAAGCATCTACACGTTTGGAAATCTGGATTCTGTCAGTACGGAAAAGGAAGCGCTTTACAGGGCCGACTTTACGGGCTTTGTTCCGAGTTCGCCGGGTGAGTTCTTTGTGGTGGTTGGACCGGACACCTCGGCGACGTTCCATATTCATCCTGCAGTCTACAATTCGATTCTTGAAAAGTCCCTGATGTTCTTTGGCATTCAGCGTTGCGGTAACACTGATTCGCATTTCCACAAGGCGTGCCATTTGCAGGATGGCTCCGAAGTGAGTCACGACTTGACGGGTGGCTGGCACGATTGCGGTGATCATTTCAAGGTGGCTGAAACGGTGGGCTATGCATCCTACGTGCTTTCGATGGTTTACTTGACCTATATGAATAAGGCGGAAGACCGCTTTGGACATTCCTATGCCGATACGACATTTGTCGACGGTATTCCCGACGTCTTGTACGAAGCGAAAATGGGAACCGATTATATATTGAAGCTGTATAACGCCTCTGTGGAAGATGGCCTTATCGAAAAGGGGGACATGTACCATACGGTGGGTATGAGTGATTACGACCACAGCTACTGGGATTTGCCGGAACGTCAGGACCAGCAGGAACAGACAAAAGGTGGCCCGAAACGCTTAGTCATCAGTGGAATTGGCACGAACGTGGCGGGCATCTATGCAGCAACGCTTGCAAACGTAGCGGCGGGCTATAAGCCCTACAACCCGTTTTATGCGGATTCCCTCCTGAATGCGGCAAAGACCATTTATTCGAAGATCGTGAAGCCGACTTTCCAGAATTATTCCGGTCCCGATGGTTGTGCTAGAAAGGGCAAAGCGACGACCTACCGTCATGAAAATCCCGAATTTAACGGAAAGGGCTATTATAGCGGTATGGGTCTTTGCGAAGACGATGCCGCCGCTGCCGCCGTCTCGCTTTGGTATGCCACCGGCGACACCATGTACGCTTATGACTTGTATAAAAACAAGGACTTGAATTCGAACGGAACCGCTAAATTCGACCTAGCTTTCTTTGAAGCGGGGTATTTGGGAACGGGCCCTGGTTTCAACAACTCCTGGGCAACCGACTACCAGAACCTTTTTGCGTACGTCCTGTTTGCAATTCAGAAATTGATATTGAACGACCCCGAATATGAAACAAAGTTCAACATATCTGAAGAAGAGAGAAATGCCCTGTCCAAGCGCGTGATGGCGTCTTTCCGCAAGCAGGTCCAGACGAATTCGAATGGCGATTCCATTGCCGCAACTTATCCGGGGTCTGGAGACGGGGAACCTCGCGAAGGGGCTTCGTCGCTCCATGTGGAGCCTCCCTATAACTTGGTGTGGACAAGTTTTGACTGGGGCGTGATGCGTTACAACATGGGTTCTGCCGTGGCGGTGTTCCTGTTGTACGAATTGACAAAGGATGAACGTTACCTGAAGGTGGCGCTCGACAATATGTACTATGTACTGGGTGCGAACCCCTGGGATATTTCGCTTTTGATGGGGGCAGGCGACAAGAACCCGCAGCACCCGCATAACCGTTCGGCAAACCCCGATGGCTACAACGCCGGTGCAATGCCCTATGAGTACAAGTGCCCGATTGGTGCCCTGATGGGTGGCCGTGCTCCGAACAAGACCTTGATTGAAGACTGGGAAAAATATACATCGACTGAAACCTGTATCGACTTCTCGGCTCAGTTCCTGTTCCCGGCCCAGAGCTTGGCGCAGACGCTTCCGCCAGACAACGAGGCGCCCCTGTTCAGTAATATTGCGGGAACTCCGATTACAAAGACTTCTGCAATCGTGAGCTGGGATGCCAACGAGGTTGCCCTGGTGACGGTTTTCTACAATACGACTCCCGATGTGAGTGGCGCGAAGTCGGTGCAGCAGACTACGGCTTCTAAGGGCGGCTCGGTCGTTCTCGAAGGTCTTGAAATGGGCGTGACTTACTATTTCTTCTTGGAAGGAATGGATACCAAGGGTAATTTGGGCAAGGACGATAACCATGGACTCTGGTACCAGTTTACGATGACGGAAGCTAACCCCAATATTAGTGGCGTGACGATTTGCCAGGTCGATAACCGCAGTGCGAAGATTTATTGGTGGACGGACGTGCGTTCCAATGGCCTTGTTAAATATGGAAAATCTATGAGCTCGCTAAGCGAATCGCAGTCGTCGACCGACGGTGCAGTCCTTTTCCACGAGGTGCTTTTGAATAACCTCACTCCGGGAACGACCTATTTCTTTAGCGTGTCTTCGGGAATGAGGGAAGATGACAATGGCGGTGCGGGCTACAGCTTTACCACTGAAAGCGAAGCCGCGTATGCAGACCTTGCCATATTTATGAAGCCAAGTTCCTACGGTTCTGAAGCTAGCTGCAGCTCATGGCAAGATTGTAAAGCGTTTATTTTGTCCATTTCAAACAACGATACCATCCCCTTTGAAGATTTCGAAGTCCGTTTGTACTTAAAGGATCCTAACTTGGCGGCTCTAGGGAACTGCCACCAGAATTTTGGTGGCGATGGTCAAATGGGTAAGCCCATCAATATCACGTTTGGAAGTTCTCAGTCAGACGGCCATGGCGGATACTACCTGCCAATCAATGTAAAGGGAACTCTAGAAGTTTCGGGGCAGTTGATTATTCAGGTCATATTCCATAGTTACGATTATAGTGTAAAGACGGTTACCTTCAAGGACATTGAAGGGTCCTGGTCGCTCCGTCCGCATACTGCTGAAGACGATCCTGAATACTTTGAGGGAATTGACTTGACGCAGGCTCCCTACTTTAAAGGCTCAGAAACAACATTCCTTGAATATAATTCCAATGGTGAAAAGGTTATTGCCTTTACGAAGGACCCCTATGTGACGGTCTATTATCATGGCAAGCATATTTACGGCTATGGTCCGGATTACACTCCTGAAAATGGTCCGCAGGTGCCTCGCACCGTTTCTCTTGAATTTGAAAAGCCCTTCCAGAGTCCTTATTTCTCGATTGAAACGGGCGACTCCGTGGCAACTTACAAGGGCAAGAGTAGGGTTTCTCCGACGGGATTCCTGGATGACCTCGAAATGAATGGCTCGACCGTGATAAGAAACAACGTGCCTATCTTCAGTTATGTGCCCGCGAACCGCAGGGATGCCTTTGAATTCGCAATGGATACGACTCTTGCGTATGGCAACAACTACATGGAATGGGTGAGCTGGCATAATCACGGGGCAAATCAGAAATCCGAGAACAAGTATGACTGCGCCTGTGCCGTGATGCGTACGAACGTCGAAGTCGATACGATTGTAGATCCGCTCGAAAAGCGATACCTGGTGTTCGACAAGACGACTTACAAGACCTACCAGACGGTGGCGGGTGGAACTCCCAAGATGGTGGAGATCCGTGTGCAGTTGCTCGACAGCTTGGGAAAGCGTTCCCTGGATTCGGTGCGCCTTACGCTTGAACTAGGCGTTGCCGAAGGCGACGTATTCTTCTGGGGTTCGCCTACGGCGACGATTCCGACAACTACCATCACTCTTGAAAATGGCGAAGCCGTTTTCTACGTGAGTTCCGAGCAGGTCCTTTCGACGCACTTGGTTGTGAGTGTGCTGAATTCGCCGCAATATGCGTATGAATCGAGTAATCCGGAGCTGATTATCGAGGAACTTCCGCCTTGGCCGATTATCGATATTGCAAAGATGATCGATACCGATTGCGATAACGTTCCCGACGCCCTTGATATTCGACTTTCGAACGAATACCAGGAAAATCAGTCTTTCAATTCGGTGACGTATACGTACAAGGGTGATACGGTTACCACGACGGATATTATCAAGCGCGATGGCAAGAACATCTTGATCAGGGCTTCTGTCAAGGATACGTCGGTCAATACCAATCCGAGCGGTTCCGTGACCTTGTCGTCGAATGTAGACGGAAAGGTGGAAAGCCACACGGACTTCTACCAGGACGGCATGGCTCCGACGCTTTTGGCGGTTGCCGTTTTGGAACGCCTCGATACGGCGACAAGCGACCGCGTCTATATGCAGTTCAGCGAACCGATTTCTGCACCGGGTGACCAGTGGCCGGTAAAGCTATTTGCAAAGGACGGCAATACGGAAGAAAGCGCCCCCGTAGTCAAGTTCTCGAGACTCTACAATGATGCTAGAAACGTGTGGGAATTTGAAATCGCCTTTGGTGCGAACGGAACCTCTGTTGTCACCGAGGGTATGTTTGCCCAGCTCCTTGCTGAAAGTGACATCAAGGACAAGAGCGGTAACGGCGTCTCTACGGAGTGCGGACAACCGAAACTTCGCATAACGTTAAAGCTGCTTCCGGTTCCTATCACCTATGCCTCGATTACGGACAAGGACGAAGATGGCACCGCCGAGCATATCCACATGGAATACGTGAGGGCGATCGATCCGAAGCATTATCCGGATAGCATTTCGCTTGTCTTTGGTAGGAACGTTCCCGAAACCTTGTGGGTGGCAGGAACTGTTCCGACCTATGCCGCCGATGGTATGAGTGCTGAACTCGACTTGCCGTCGCCTTTCGTCTACGGCATTACCAGCGGAACTTACGAAGGTTTCCTGAATGGTTCCGATGTGACGGGTGCGGGCCTTGTGACGCAGCATTTGGGCACGGGTGCCTCCTATGAAGCCGATTCCTCCTTGGCCGAAGACAAGGTGGGACCTGTCATCGTGACCGCCTTTATCGATTTCTCCAAGTCAAGCAAGTACGATATGCTCGACATGAACCTCAGCGAACCGGTAAAGGTCGTGGATTCGTCGATGACGTATTACCGCCAGAAGCAGGGCGACCGCGATACGGCGATTTACAGAAAGTCGCTCCCGCTGGTGACTGTCGGTATGAGCGACATGGTGCTCTCTGCGACGTACAGCAAGGAAAGTGAACTAGCGGTAAACGACGGTGACTACGTTCGCCTGCAACCGAAGGAATTGAGTGCCCTAGTCGATGGCCATGGAAATATTCCGTCGCTGAATGCCCCCTGGATTCCGATTACGAGCAGCGGCAAGCCGAAAATCAAGTTCAACGTTAATTTGCAGGAACTCGTTTCGACATCGGGTGGCTCCGCTCGTTCTCAGGTGGCCTCGTCTGAAAGTATTCGACTTTACGTGCTGAACCCGGCGACGAATCGGCTTGACCTGATAAACAACGGCGTTGTCGTTGCAGAAGGAATCGATACGATGGCGATTCATGGCGCTATCTGGAAAATCAATATGACGATTCCGCGTGGAACTCCGGGGGGAACGGCTGCCGCCTGGGATTCGCTCGAGCTAAAGTATTCGCTCCCGATTTATACCAACCTGGGAAACTACGTCAACCGCCTTTCGGAAAAATACAGCTTGCCGTCGGACAAGTATTTGTCGCAGACGGGCAAGGTGGTGATGTATGTGGAATGGGCAAATACCAGTGTAGGCCTGCAATCCGAGCAAGGAAGGGCCGTTGCGACGGGTGCCTATATCTACAAGATCGATTTGGAATGTAAATTTATTCCGAATATGAATCTTGACGAAGAAACTGTGGAACACTTTAGTGGAAAGGATTCTTACGACAAGACGGAAACGTTTGGTGTTCGCCGTATGAGGTAG